Proteins found in one Molothrus aeneus isolate 106 chromosome 20, BPBGC_Maene_1.0, whole genome shotgun sequence genomic segment:
- the ALKBH4 gene encoding alpha-ketoglutarate-dependent dioxygenase alkB homolog 4, with amino-acid sequence MQAAGGGGGPGCGCKGIRSCLLCEGATPTAPPPQGEDNFTYCPATGLAKGNEHSEFAGWAFPFPGVFLVEEFISEDEECEIVELMDRDDWKPSQSGRKKQDYGPKVNFKKQRLKAGSFTGLPSFSRKIVAQMKACAVLSGFSPVEQCNLDYRPERGSAIDPHFDDWWLWGERLVSLNLLSKTVLSMSCDSEDTIQLFPISNKEGLTPPAPSTQTSACRSPGEEGTECFLSPRLVPGKEVSVAILLPQRSLVVLHGEARYKWKHGIRRRHIQHRRVCITFRELSAEFCAGGRHEELGKELLQIALSFQGRPV; translated from the exons ATGcaggcggcgggcggcggcggagggCCGGGCTGCGGCTGCAAGGGGATccgctcctgcctgctctgcgaGGGGGCCACGCCGACCGCTCCGCCCCCGCAG GGAGAAGATAATTTCACTTACTGTCCAGCAACAGGCCTAGCTAAAGGAAATGAGCACTCAGAATTTGCTGGCTGGGCATTTCCCTTTCCAGGGGTGTTCCTGGTGGAGGAGTTCATTAGTGAAGATGAAGAGTGTGAGATAGTGGAACTGATGGATCGAGATGACTGGAAACCATCACAGTCTGGCCGAAAGAAACAG GACTACGGACCCAAAGTGAACTTCAAGAAACAAAGGCTGAAAGCTGGCAGCTTTACTGGCTTGCCAAGTTTCAGCAGGAAGATTGTGGCACAGATGAaggcctgtgctgtgctcagtggTTTCTCACCTGTGGAACAGTGTAACCTGGACTACAGACCAGAGAGAGGCTCTGCCATTGACCCCCACTTTGATGACTGGTGGCTCTGGGGGGAGCGCCTGGTCAGCCTGAACCTGCTCTCAAAAACTGTGCTCTCCATGTCCTGCGACTCAGAGGACACCATCCAATTATTTCCTATTTCCAATAAGGAGGGATTAACTCCCCCTGCACCTTCCACGCAGACATCAGCGTGCAGAAGCCCAGGAGAAGAGGGAACCGAGTGTTTTTTGTCGCCAAGGCTGGTTCCGGGGAAGGAGGTGAGCGTGGCCATCCTCTTGCCCCAGAGGTCGCTGGTGGTGCTGCACGGGGAAGCGCGGTACAAGTGGAAGCACGGCATCCGCCGCAGGCACATCCAGCACCGCCGCGTCTGCATCACCTTCAGGGAGCTCTCAGCCGAGTTCTGCGCCGGGGGGAGGCACGAGGAGCTGGGCAAAGAACTGCTGCAGATTGCTCTTTCCTTCCAAGGGAGACCCGTGTGA